The proteins below come from a single Vidua chalybeata isolate OUT-0048 chromosome 1, bVidCha1 merged haplotype, whole genome shotgun sequence genomic window:
- the RNF182 gene encoding E3 ubiquitin-protein ligase RNF182 produces the protein MTSQLPEESVETQSSDELECKICYNRYNLRQRKPKVLECCHRVCAKCLCKIIDFGDSPQGVIVCPFCRFETCLPDDEVSSLPDDNNILLNLACGGKGKKCLPDNPTELLLTPKRLASLVSPSHTSSNCLVITIMEVQRESPQTLNSTPVVEFYRPTSFDSVATVSHNWTVWNCTSLLFQTSIRVLVWLLGLLYFSSLPLGIYLLVSKKVTLGVVFVSLVPSSLVILMIYGFCQCVCHEVLDCMSS, from the coding sequence ATGACCAGTCAGCTACCAGAGGAGTCCGTGGAGACCCAGAGCTCAGATGAGCTTGAGTGCAAGATCTGTTACAACCGCTATAACCTGCGGCAGAGAAAACCAAAAGTGCTGGAGTGCTGTCACAGAGTGTGTGCCAAATGCCTTTGCAAGATCATAGACTTTGGTGACTCCCCGCAAGGAGTCATAGTGTGCCCGTTCTGCAGGTTTGAAACGTGCCTGCCAGACGATGAGGTTAGTAGTCTTCCTGATGACAACAACATCCTTCTGAATTTAGCTtgtgggggaaagggaaagaagtgCCTACCAGACAACCCAACAGAACTATTGTTGACTCCCAAGAGGCTGGCATCTCTGGTTAGCCCTTCTCACACCTCTTCTAACTGCCTGGTTATAACAATCATGGAAGTACAAAGAGAAAGTCCCCAGACTCTGAACTCAACCCCCGTGGTGGAATTTTACAGGCCTACAAGTTTTGACTCTGTTGCAACTGTGTCCCACAACTGGACAGTGTGGAACTGCACGTCTTTGCTCTTCCAGACCTCAATTCGGGTGCTAGTGTGGTTGCTAGGGCTGCTGTATTTTAGCTCCTTGCCTTTAGGGATTTATTTACTGGTATCCAAGAAAGTCACCCTTGGGGTTGTCTTTGTAAGCCTTGTTCCTTCGAGCCTTGTTATTCTCATGATTTATGGCTTTTGCCAGTGTGTTTGCCATGAAGTTCTAGACTGCATGTCATCTTGA